The DNA region tagaacaagcaaatgcacgaacggtttttcaatgggttcgtttgagagaacaaagcagTAATCGTTTTGTGaagggttttgtgaaaaaagaaactgATGATGGCgggttttcaattaaaattacaacggtcatttgctgcggttcaaaggaaaccggagcaattaggaaattttgaaggtttatttgctgcggttcaagcaAAATCGGAGCAATTAAGAAAATTGTGaagagctatttgctgcggttttgctttaaccacaacaattaatgtgtttttgaatgatatttgctgcggtcccttggttaaccgcagcaattaatgttttttttctagtacattttcctatttattgctgcgaatataaaaaaaccgcagcaaatgatgagcagcaaatacaatttttttccactagtgatatcgtgtgttattctttaaagtttagtTTCCgtacatacgttatagttttacATATTGACTTAAAACTATTCCAGAAAactgttttgaaaggtcactcaatctcttgagacaatcttccagacaaaaattttaaacggccATACTCtttattcaccccccctctaaagagtattcgacctcctatcaactttcaaattATACTATCATACTCGGTAAATTTGTGTATGATTATTAATGGGAATTGCTAAAGATCgccactctttttattttatcgccaaccctatatgaatgaaatgacgaaaatgcccctagacttaaaatttgttaaacacacttcaatctcacttaataacacttttatcactctaaaaacaTTAAACACACTTCAATTCCGAACACTTTTATCGtcaccctatatatattgaatttccgAGATCGCCCCTGCATAATATACGAACTCAAACACggtaacatctctctaaaaatGCTCTCTCAGTTAAAACAAGTTAAAAGTTGGAATTGATTTACAATGGCTAAccaaagcgactatgaatccgATTCGATACATACTTTAATCGATTCgaatggttatttaaaaaaaaaattggagtcGCAaaaaaacgtgcgactggaccacGGTTGAGTCgcaagttttgtgcgactcagccACGGTTTGGTCGCGTGCGactgaatttttatttatatatttattttatttctcttttttatttaaattactttttattttcttattatttaatatatgttgtaataaattattttattttataatttacattattattatttaaattatttaaatattttttattttttattttaattattctagtaacttataatttatgttgtagtaatttatttatattattttttattttattattattagaattattttattttatatacatttttaatttagttgaaattttaattattaaactaaattatatttttatttaatattgaatattttttattattaatgtttctttatataatattttattaacctaatctatgttttatttcatattttaaatttgcaggactttgaaaacttaggggactttgaaaacgtgcgactgagctGCGGCAGAGTCGCGCGCGactcctttttttattttttttgttattttttaaattaaattcgtTTAGAAATTACCTCGAATTATTGCTTGTGTtttgaatttcttagttttagctccacaaattttatgttttaatttagtgtttttagagtgataaaggtgttatttagtgaggttggagtatatataagaaattttaagtctaaGGGAAATATCgtcaatttattaaaataggGAAATATTgtcaatttattaaaataggGATGGTGATAAAATAGAAAGGGTTGTGAAGTTTAAGAATTGTGTAATTAATTTtggatattatatataattgacaTTTTATAGTGCTAAAGCAATGGAGAAGAGAATTAGTATTTTCTATAGGTGTTGAGAATACTAGAGTGAAAGAGAATGTCTTAAACCACTAAGTTAACCAACATTTCTTAGTATTTATTAGAGTTAAATTTAACTTATTAGAACTTATTTAAACTTATTAGACTTAGAAATAAGTctaataatatatttgtaatcTATGCTTAGGGTTGACCAATAATGCTAATTATcgacttttaattttttggacAAAGAAATTCACGTGCTATTATGACCATAATTCAATACTaacagagtatataatataatatgaacgttatttattaattattttaataaaacctAATGTTATACatactttatcaaatatttCACTATAAAATTAGAAACAAAAGTCAAATGAATTTGGCTAAGAAGAGTTTAATATAAGGAAAGGACATCATGTAGCAATTATTTATGACCAACGACtatttaaaaatcaattaatgttAAATGTGCACTATTGaccattaaaaagaaaaatcaatttttttttaaatgtcttatttgccTTAGGATTATTATCCATCAATTAatgttaatttgtattttattcttaatttacgcgttaaaacatagttaaatgatattttgtttgattatctaaacataaggtttattaatatctatttttttataattttaaattatacacCATTATTGTTATGAAGTATTGAATTTATGCATTGACAAACGTACAAAAAGCAAATTAGACATTTGAAATTAGACAAAGGGAGCATTATGcatgaaaatttaattataaaatgataaatagtcTGAATTATTTTCACTATTCACAAGGTCAAAgacttttctttttatctttgtgataaaaatttaattctcaTCGATTATTGCCTACCACTTAAAGTTTCCATACCCAAATACGTTAAATTGtgaattgttttattttggttGCCTCAGTTTCTTGATGATGACAACAAATGTTATATGGAGATCAATTACACATTCGACATTCAAAAAGAGTGGCCATCCACTGCCTAAtcatgaatgaatgaattagGAAAAAAGGGAGGATATAGAATTAATATTTGAATAGGGagcaattttttatttaataaatgctTGCTATTACTCAAAAGCACTGccaattattttgtaaatgttttgttgttgttaaaatttgatttatgtAATTCTTATTCTAGTTAgccttttgttattatttatctctattttttattttattttatggaaTTTATGAGGAATTATCTGTATATTAAAACTAAGTATATTTTTATGCTTTATAGACATCTCATGAAATGAAATGTTTCTTTCTTAGATAGATTATCACATTCACCCATTTGGcacacatttatatttttttatagaaaagaaatgttattatcacaaaatttaattatgaataaaatacagtgaaaagaaaaagaaaatgccaCAAATTCAAGTAAAGCCAAAAAAGGCTCATTCCATCATACTCTACTTCTTCTACTGAAATGGTGGTCATGAAAATGAAGTAAAGCCCATTCCATCTtgttcaacaatttaaaaagccATAAAGGCTTCCCTACTAACAATGTAGTACCCCCAAGCCAAACCAACTATTGTACCACTTCCAAATCCAATCACTACAACATCCCACATCGATAATTCTGTTTTTTCTTCCACattatcattgttcaaagattgcAAAACCGTATTGTTTTTGCATTCAAGTAATGGTGCTCCACACAATTCAAGATTTCCCTCGTACAAATTAGATGAGAAGGTATCAAAATTGTTACCACGGGGTATAGGCCCTTCCAGTTGATTATGTGAAACATTAAAAAACCCGAGAAATGTTAAACTAACAAGTTCTTGAGGGATTTCACCGATAAGCCTATTTGATGATAGGTCTAAACCATCCAACAATGATAAGTTCCCGATGGAGGAAGGGATGTTTCCGGTAAGGAGGTTATGCGAGAGATTAAGATTTCGAAGTGCTCGCAACATCCCTATAGAATTTGGAATCTCTCCTTCAAAGTGATTATTAGACATATCAAATGTTGACATAGAAGTAATTATCTTCTTATAATCCAGTTCCACCCCCTTTACTGTCATCTTGATGGAGAACATATAATCACCATCTCTACTATTTTCTAAGTACCTTGGACTTCCTATAGTAGACATGTCGTCCATCATGGAACGAAATTGTTTCATGTACATGAATGGCAATTTACCACAAAAATTATTGTTTGAAATGTCGAGAATATGTAGATTTGAAAAAGGAAATGTTGCaattattgataaatttttgGTTATATCACCATGAAATTTATTAAACGATAGGCTGAGAACCTCTAAAGATGGAAGGCTACCTAACCAATAGGGGAATACatctttgaatttgttgttcCTCAAATTTAAGACTGTCAGGTTTCTACATTTAGATAAAGACCTAGGTATAGCTCCTTCTAACTGATTGTCAGTGAAATCAACATATTGCAATAAATCACAAGTAGAAAATGTTGATGGAATGGTGCCcttgaaattatttgattggaGATTCAGTACAGCTAATTGAGTACTAGTATTGCCCAAGCAATGAGGAACTTCTCCATTAAACTTGTTATAAGATAAATCAAGGATTTCAAGATAAACCAAGTTGCAGATAGACGAGTTTTTAAAATTCGTGATATTGTATCCTGGAATGCATgacaaatataaaagaatttagaGAAACTTGTATCTTCATATAATAATGTATAAATACATCATAGTAAAAGAATATTCTACCAagaaatttaatcttttttgaaaagaaaaaaaaaattgatcacATGACTTCTTAAAAAAGTTAGAAATTAGTTTACAATGAATATTGCTTTCTATGAAAGGttacaaaaaatatttgactTGGATGAATATTGGAAACATTTGGattaatatttgaaattttagattttattcataaaaaaaatattctgatTTACCACCctatttattactccctccgatttcatatgttattctcaaataaatttacgaattttagaaTATTTATGTGGGATGTTaattgattcgtctcaataaattatttctaaatatcaaaaatcaaagaaatacatTAAAGATAATTTAATAGAACTtgtttcatatatttttattggttacATTAATCaatgttataaaaaaaataaagcaaatatgaaaaacctttataatacaagaaatatatttttattagtgaCAAGcgaatttaaaaaagaaaataataatttaatagttggaagtctcaatgtatgcaaTGGCGAACTATTTTGAAAGATGCAATTTAGATAGGCATTGCTAAAGATTAGTGTACCtgtaatctgtggtgtgattttTCCAATCAAGTTATTGTTGGCAACCGACAAATAAAAAAGACTCGTAAGCTTTCCAATGTTGACAGGTAACTGACCCGTGAGTTGATTATATGATAAATCCAAAACactcaaatttgtaagaagagaaaaagaatttggtatctcactatgaaattgattatttgataaattcaaataaatcaaatttctaagaagagaaaaagaatttggtatctcaccatataactgattatttgataaatccaaCACactcaaatttgtaagaagagaaaaagaatttggtatctcaccatgtaattgattatttgataaatccaaataaaacaaatttgtaagaagagaaaaagaatttggtatctcaccatgtaattgattatttgataaatacaaaaacctcaaatttgtaagaagtgaaaaagaatttggtatctcaccatgtaattgattatttgataaatccaaataaaacaaatttgtaagaagagaaaaagaatttggtatctcaccatgtaattgattaatTGATAAGTCTAAACTTTTCAACCTCTTTAAGAATCCTAATTCATAAGGAAGTAATCCCgaaaaattgttgaaagaaAGATCCAAAACTTGAAGCTTTTGAAGTTTACTAAACTCTGGCGATATTGTACCAGAAAAGTCGTTCTGACGAAGGTAAAGGCACCGAAGCTCCGACATATTAACAAATAAAGAGAGTGGACCACTAAAGCTGTTATCGCTAAGGTCGAGATATTGGAGTTTTGTAAGGAGAGGAAGAGAAGACGGGACATGCCCATAAAAATAGTTATCTTGGAGAGATAGGTTTTGCAGGTTTGTAAGAAAACCGATTTGAGGAGAGAGAGTACCATTGAGTTTTAAGTTGGAGATGTCCAGGGAAATGACAGTGGGAGAGTAAGAAGACGAAGAGCAAGTGACGAATGACCAATTGCAATGGTGAGTAGTGTTTTTCCAAGATGATAGACTTTTATGAGGATCATCTTTAATGGCAGATTTAATAGCTAATAATGCTTCTTGTTCTGATAATATTCCGCCATTGATGAAGCTAATATTCAGACAGTGAATAAACAAGAAGAAAACAAGAATTcgcattttgttatttttgtttcttttacttTGATGGGTAGAATACTAGAATTTGAGATACATGATGAGAGGAAAATGAAAGACTTTTTATAATGTGTTAAAATGAAAGACTATTTATAGTCCAAGTAGTATTAGTAGTACGCTTTTAAATGGTAATCGACTGTTGCTGAACCTGAACAACTATTAgttatacttcatttgtaaaGGTCTTATAAAAAAAGTAGGTAGTATAAAGTTTTCCCAcaagtaataaattattttagtagtCAACAAGTATATTGTTATTCATATTTGGTGACGGCTTAATAGTCAACAAGTATATTGTTATTCATATGTAAAAACTAATCTGCTATGTTGAGTTTACACTCAACAAAAATGAACCTTTCCCACTTAATAATGTAAAGTACTCCATGCGACATT from Amaranthus tricolor cultivar Red isolate AtriRed21 chromosome 3, ASM2621246v1, whole genome shotgun sequence includes:
- the LOC130808036 gene encoding receptor-like protein 52; its protein translation is MRILVFFLFIHCLNISFINGGILSEQEALLAIKSAIKDDPHKSLSSWKNTTHHCNWSFVTCSSSSYSPTVISLDISNLKLNGTLSPQIGFLTNLQNLSLQDNYFYGHVPSSLPLLTKLQYLDLSDNSFSGPLSLFVNMSELRCLYLRQNDFSGTISPEFSKLQKLQVLDLSFNNFSGLLPYELGFLKRLKSLDLSINQLHGEIPNSFSLLTNLFYLDLSNNQLHGEIPNSFSLLTNLRFLYLSNNQLHGEIPNSFSLLTNLFYLDLSNNQLHGEIPNSFSLLTNLSVLDLSNNQLYGEIPNSFSLLRNLIYLNLSNNQFHSEIPNSFSLLTNLSVLDLSYNQLTGQLPVNIGKLTSLFYLSVANNNLIGKITPQITGYNITNFKNSSICNLVYLEILDLSYNKFNGEVPHCLGNTSTQLAVLNLQSNNFKGTIPSTFSTCDLLQYVDFTDNQLEGAIPRSLSKCRNLTVLNLRNNKFKDVFPYWLGSLPSLEVLSLSFNKFHGDITKNLSIIATFPFSNLHILDISNNNFCGKLPFMYMKQFRSMMDDMSTIGSPRYLENSRDGDYMFSIKMTVKGVELDYKKIITSMSTFDMSNNHFEGEIPNSIGMLRALRNLNLSHNLLTGNIPSSIGNLSLLDGLDLSSNRLIGEIPQELVSLTFLGFFNVSHNQLEGPIPRGNNFDTFSSNLYEGNLELCGAPLLECKNNTVLQSLNNDNVEEKTELSMWDVVVIGFGSGTIVGLAWGYYIVSREAFMAF